In Pan troglodytes isolate AG18354 chromosome 20, NHGRI_mPanTro3-v2.0_pri, whole genome shotgun sequence, the genomic window agaaTGAACAGTCAGATTTACACTGAGACATTCCCTTCCCAGGGACATGTGGGAaacagaggccttcctcttatctcaaccgcaaagaggctttcctctttcactactcctcctcagcacagaccctttacgggtgtcgggctggggacAGTAaagtctttcccttcccacgaggccatatctcaggctgtctcgGTGGggggaaaccttggacaatactcaggctttcttgggcagaggtccctgtggctttccgtGTCCCTAGTTaatagagaatggagaatggcgatgacttttatcAAGCATACTGTCTGCAGACATATTGATAACAAGGCACATGCCGCACAGCCCTAAATACCTTAAAACTTGATtcaatacagcacatgtttctgtgagcacagggttggggctaaagttacagattaacagtatctcaaagcagaacaatttttctttgtacagatcaaaatggagtttcttatgtcttcctttttctacatagacacagtaacagtctgatctctctttcttttccccacatcagGCAGCTGAACTTACAGCCCCCAGTAAGTGGGGTGCATCACCCAATATACCCACCCCCTCTGCAAGGACAGACCTCACCTGCTGGCAGTTCCATTCCTGTCAGACTCAGGGAGCAAGGCCAGAGTTTCATGAacaggtgggcagattgctttgagcccaggagttggagaccagcctgatccacaaggcaaaaccgtgtctctataaaaaatacaaaaactgctctcaaacaaacaaacaaacaaaaaacaaaaacaaaaactggccgggcgcagtggctcacacctgtaatcccagcactttgggaagccgaggcaggcggatcacaaggtcaggagatcgagaccatcctggctaacactgtgaaaccccatctctactaaaaatacaaaaaaattagctgggcgtggtggcgggtgcctgtagtcccagctacttgggaggctgaggcaggagaatggcgtgaacctgggaggccgagcttgcactgagccgagatcgcaccactgcactccagccttgggaacaaagcaagtctccatctcacaaaaaacaaaactgaactaaacaaaactaaaccagccaggcatggtggcatgtgcctgtggtcccagctactcaggaggctgaggctggagaatcgcttgaacccataaGGCAGAggtgctgtgagccgagatttcgccactgcattccagcctgggtgacagagtgagacgttgtctcaaaaaaaaaaggccgggcgcggtggctcacgcctgtaatcccagcactttgggaggccgaggcgggcggatcacgaggtcaggagatcgagaccatcctagctaacacggtgaaacccggtctctactaaaaatagaaaaaattagccgggcgtggtggcgggcgcctgtagtcccagctactcgggaggctgaggcaggagaatggcgtgaacccaggaggcggagcttgcagtgagctgagatcgggccactgcactccagtctgggcgaaagagcaagactccgtctcacaaaaaaaaaaaaaaaaaaaaaaagtctagattGCAATTACTTTCTTTAAGCACATGGAAAAGGACATCTATAGTCTTCCAGATTTTACTTTTGGCATTGAAAACTTAGCTGTCCATCTCCTTAGAATTAATCTCTCTCTTTACTCCCCTCTTCTTAactactgttatttttttctctcttttttttttctgaagttttaacaCAATGTGTTACGGTGtggatttctctttattttgcttGGGGTTCATTGAGGTTCTCGAATCTAAACTGTTTTCAATCAGTTTTAGAAAAATCTTGGCCACAATTTCTTCAAACAATGCCTGtgccctattttttattttacttctgaaattctaattaaacaaaagttaCACTTTCTCATTCTGACCCTaatgttttcttccctctcttttatttttatttgtttgtttgtttgtttgtttgttttgagacagagtctcaccctgttgcccaggttggcgtgcagtggcaccatcccgctcactgcaaccttcacctctcgagctcacacgattctcctgcctcagcctcccaagtagctgggattacaggtgttcaccaccacatctgactaatttttttattatactttaagttttagggtacatgtgcacaacatgcaggtttgttacatatgtatacatgtgccatgttggtgtgctgcacccattaactcgtcatttaacattagatatatctcctaatgctatccctcccccctccacccaccccacaacagtccctggtgtgtgatgttctccttcctgtgtccatgtgttctcattgttcagttctcacctatgagtaagaacatgtggtgtttggttttttgttcttgtgatagtttgctgagaatgatggtttccagcttcatccatgtccctacaaaggacatgaactggtcatattttatggctgcatagtattccatggtgtatatgtgccacattttcttaatccagtctatcattgttggacatttgggttggttccaagtctttgctattgtgaatagtgccgcaataaacatacgtgtgcatgtgtcttcatagcagcatgttttataatcctctgggtatatacccagtaatgggattgttgggtcaaatggtatttctagttctagatccctgaggaattgccacactggcttccacaatggttgaactagtttacagtcccaccaacagtgtaaaagtgttcctatttctccacatcctctctagcacctgttgtttcctgactttttaatgatcgccattctaactggtgtgagatggtatctcattgtggttttgatttgcatttctctgatggccagtgatgacgagcattttttcatgtgtcttttggctgcataaatgtcttcttttgagaagtgtctgttcatatccttcacccactttttgatgaggttgtttgtttttttcttgtaaatatgttggagttcattgtagattctgagctttgttcttttggcttaggattgacttggcaatgtgggctcttttttggttccatatgaactttaaagtagttttttcccattctgtgaagaaagtcattggtagcttgatggggatggcattgaatctgtaaattaccttgggcagtatggccattttcacagtattgattcttcctacccatgagcatggaatgttcttccatttgtttgtatcctcttttatttcatcaagcagtggtttgtagttctccttgaagaggtccttctatctgatctttgacaacatgacaaaaacaagaaatggggaaaggattccctatttaataaatggtgctgggaaaactggctagccatatgtagaaagctgaaactggatcccttccttacaccttacacaaaaattaattcaagatggactaaagacttaaatgttagacctaaaaccataaaaaccctagaagaaaacctaggcaataccattcagtacataggcatgggcaaggacttcatgtctaaaacaccaaaagcaatggcaacaaaagccaaaatcgacaaatgggatataattaaactaaagcgcttctgcacagcaaaagaaactaccatcagagtgaacagtcaacctacagaatgggagaaaatttttgcaatctactcatctgacaaagggctaatatccagaatctacatctgactagtttttgtattttgagtagagatggggtttcgccatgttggccaggctggtcttgaactcctgacctcaagtgatccacctgcctcagcctcccagagtgctgggattataggcacgagccaccgtgcccggcccccaacTCACTAATTCTCTCTTCAATTGTGTCTGACATGCATTAAACTTCTCCTGGGATATTAATATTGTAGCTTTGgttctaaaaattatatatcattttttttcaaatcaacCCTGCCGCTCTTTACAATGCTTTAtccttgaagatatttccaaaatTACATTTCGTTATTTAAACTTCGTAAGCAATATTGTTTCATAGTCCTTGCCTGGTAATTCCAGTATCTGAAGTCTTTGTTGGACTGTTTCTGGAGCTATGGGGAACTGGGAGATTCTGAAGGTGTTGATACCTGGGTCATGGTGCACCCTGTCAAGTTTAtggggaggaagaggcagagctAGAGCTCTCGGCCCCTCCACTCCATCTGGGCTTCCTGCAGGAACCTACCGTGTGACCTTGGCCTTGTTCCCTGCCCTCTGTGGGCTTTGTGTTCCCAGAGGCAACCATAGAGGATGCTTCTTCTGAGAATCACACCTCTGTGTCTCTCCAGATCCCTTTCCTGATATCCGTGGAGAAGAGACACCATCCTGGGAAACATCACCCAGAATCCAGTCCCATTTTTCCAAAATGCTTGGAATTGgggcagcccagcccagcctcgCTGGCCgcagggggtggtggtggtggtggtgtcagGGTTTGATGGTGAGATCTTTAGGGAGGAGGTGATGTAAAAACTGAAACCTCAAATGAGAACAGGACTGAGATAGGTGAGAGTGAGTAGTGGTGGAAGGGGTCccaggcaggaggaagggaggaaagatggaagaagggaagaagagaggaaggaaggaagagaaggaagaaaggagggagggaagcagcaaaggaaggagggaggcaggaatggAGAGGGCAATCCCAAGGTCCCCCGCCTCCCTCCTTGGACTTCGATTACCCTGCATCCTGCATCCCAGGCAGGCTCCTCAAGACACCTCTGGGAACCTGCCACTGGGGAAGACGCCTGCAGAGATGAAGCTCTCACCCTGGGTGCACTGTGCCCAGGGCCATTTACATTACATTTACAGGTCTTACAGGCCTGGCTGCAAGGCATCCCTAAAGGTCTCTGATGAAGGTAAGTGGAGTCGTCTATTTCCAAACCTGCTTTCCAGGATGAAGTGGCAAGAGTACTGGGAGGTGGAAGGGAGAAGGCAAGAGAAGCAGGGAAAATTGGAACAGAGGGAGGCACAGGTTTGGGAAAAGAAACCAGAGGGAGCATGGGATGATATGGAGTAGGGGTTCTATAGCCTCAGCCACCTGACTCCAGGCTGGGTCAGCCTGTCCTCACTCCAAGTCCCCCATAGAGTCCACCTACTGCCTAGAGCAGCCCCCTTTCCACAGCAGTCGTGGCCACCAGGGTCCAtgctggggtggggagtggtCTCTGTACTAAGTTGTGGAGGAGGGTGGTTCTGAGCCAAGAGGGCGACATTGAGTGTGTCACCATGCTTGTGGGTGTACTTAGGCATCACCCATGTGTACTCCTGCCTTCACTGTGTGTGTGCAGTTGTGTGCGCTTGTATGAGATTATTGTAGCTGCCATTTCAAAGTGCCGCAAAccttgtggcttaaaacaagataAATGCATTCTTGCAGGGTTCTGGAGGCTAGACGTCTTAAGGCAAGACGTCTACAAAGCTACTCTCCCTCTGAAGATTCTAAGGGAGAAGATGCCTTGCCTCTTCCGGCTTCCGGGTGCTGCAGGCATTGATTGATTTGTAGCTGCAtcgctccaatctctgcctctctcttcacgCGACCTTTTCCTCTGTGTGTCCTCCCCTCGTCTTTGAGGGGCACCAGTTGTTGGATTTAGTAAACAACCTAATTCAGaataatctcatttttatttttattattattattttttggacagggtctcgctctgtcacccaggctggagtgcagtggcacgatcacagctcactgcagcctcgacctcccaggctcaactgatcctcccacttggcctcccaagcagctgttagcgcaggcacacagcaccatgcccagctaatttttgtagagatggggttttgccatgttgctcaggctggtctcgaactcctggattcaagcgatcccccaccccacccaccttggtctcccacagtgctgggattacaggtgtgagccaccacacccagccgatcTCATTTTTGGATCCTTACcttaatgacatctgcaaaaGACTCTATTGCCACCTAAggtcacattattttattttattttactttagtttagtttcagggtacatgagcaggatgtgcaggtttgtcacacaggcaaatgtgtgccatggtgctttgctgcacctatcaacctatcacctaggtattatgcccggcatgcattagctatttttctgaggttctccccacccctgccctaccccaacaggccccagtgtatgttgttcccctccctgtctccaaaggtcacattctgaggttctgagtgaacatgaattttggagggacacgaTTCAGCACACACAGTGCCCTCGCACATGGAATGGCTGTGTGTCTCCAGTTTATTCCAGCCCCAGATGAGCACCAGGCATTTGGCAAGGGCTCCGTAGGTGTGTGCAGAATGAGTGGTGGTGTCTCTGGTTCTGGCTGGGGGTGTCACCGCCAGTGCGCATTTCAGAGCCAGTGCGACTGTGTGGCATTGCTCAGATCTGTCTGCCTTTGCATCTGTGTGTTCAGTTGTATGATAAAGTGCATAAGCAGAAAGAGCTGGatgagttgaattgtgtctcctttGAGGAGAGAGGGCACTGGAGCAGGGTCTGGGAGCCTGCGTGTGTGCCagcctgggattctgcatttgcaccagcctgggattctgcatttgCGCCAGCCTGGGATTCTGTGTGTGCACCAGCCTAGGGTTCTGCGTGTGCACCAGTCTGGGGTTCTGCCTGGGAGCCCTCAGCTGGGAGAGGGACCCTGACCTTTCTCCTTCCCTAGGTCTAGACTTGTGGGACAGAATGTGCCAGAGAGCTGAGAGAGCCctttctgtatttctcttttctttttttttttttttgagacagggtctcactttgtcacccaggctggaatgtagtggcatgaatatggctcactgcagcctcgaattcctgtactcaagcaatcctctcacctcagcctcctgagtagctggaactacagatgcacatcaccacgcctggctaatttagaaacaatttttttggtaacgatgggatctcactatgttggtgAATCTCATAGTGGtggacaggaggcggagctcaagTGGTAAtgctcaccccaccccaccccttccgccactctcctgctgtgtggcccagatCTAACAGCCACAGACCGGTACCAGCTGGGCGTCTTGGGGAACCCCTGTCTTATGGGACACAACAAAACCAGTGCTGAAGAAGAAATATAACCTTGGCGTCTTCTTCAGTTGTGAGACTATTGTGACCGTGTCTGTGGGTGGCTGAGCTCTTATGTAGCTGCAGGGATTGGAGTAACTGAGGTCACTTACACTCATGACCTGGGTTCTGCCACTGCTTCCTCCACCATCTCACATCACAGCCGCTTGGGATCTCTGTTGACTCTTCGAAAGCATGGGTGGATGTGGATTCACAAAGACATTTTCCAGCcagaaggctcagagaggggactTAAACTGGAAAACTTAGGCCTAGAAATGGCCACAAGACTGGCACTGAAACAGTATGCCAGTGCTCAAGGATTAGGATGCCCCCAAGGAGGTATCACTTGGGGAAAACTGTTGATGATTATCTCTATGGAATTACAGAAATGCCAAATATATAACCCAAGAAACTTGGTGTGCATTCAATGACAGAGCATGGGAGGGAGACCTCTTACTTCTATCCAGATGTTTGTGATGTATGGGTATCTTTGGCCACCGGGTGCTCCTACCATCAAAAAGAGCTTCAAGACAGGCTTGTTGGGGCCCTGAGTCCTTTTACCCTAGTCTTTCAGCTCTTGCTAAGAAGAATCccagctaagtgtggtggctcacatctgtaaacccagcactttgggaggccaaggcaggcggatcacttgaggccaggagttcgagaccagcctggccaacatggtgaaacaccgtctctaccataaatacaaaaaatagccggccATGGTgacacgtgcttgtaatcccagctatttgggaggctgaggaaggagaatcacttgaacctgggaggcagaggctgcagtgagctgagatcgtgccactgcactccagcctggatgacaagagtgagaccttgccacacacacccatgcacacacacgaaACTGAAATGATTGTAGGCACTCCCACAGTGCCTACACACATTGGGTTTCTCTCCAGAATGAGATCATCCATGTATTCGAAATGAACTGGGAGAGTCAAAGGTTTTCCTACCCACCTTGCATTTGTAAGGTCCATCTCCACTATGCATTTTCACGTCTTTGAAGGTTTGGGGGGGAAGTGAATGTTTTCTGAAATTCCTAACATTCATAGAGGTTTTCTCCACTGTGAGGCCTTTCGTGTATGTGAAAGGAGTGGTGAAAACGAAAGGCATTCCCACATGGCTTACATGTACATGCCTTCTGTCTACATTCCTGATATTCACAGGGTTTGCGTCCGAGGCAATCTCTGATGTACCTTTCAGTGGATGGATAGCCCACACCTACCTCTCCACACACATGGCTTTCAGGTGGCTTTACTCCAGGAGGCGTTTTCTTATTCAGATTATGACCTGGAATCTGGCTGAAGGCTTCTCCACATTGACTACCTTCTTTATTTTCACAGGGTCTCTCTACCATATGATTTCTGTACAAAATAAGTACattattaagtatttttataaataatttatttgttattGATGGGTATTGGATTTATGTGgagttttttggagacagggtctcactcactctgttgccaggctggagtgcagtggtgcgatctcggctcactgcaacctccgcctcccaggttcaagcgattctcctgcctcagcctcctaagtagctgggattacaggcacccgccaccacacctggctaatttttgtatttttagtagattcggggtttcaccatgttggccaggctggtctcaaactcctgacctcaagtgatccacctgcctcaacctcctggatttATGTTTTTAACATCATCAGTGGAAGCGTAGGTAGGATTTCTAACCTGTTTCCACTGTTTGGCCATGAATGGATTGAATGGTCTGCAAGAGCGCCCAACTACAGCTGctatgaaaatagaaatattaacatggggtttcttcttcctttttttttttaagacagggtctagctctgtcacccaggctggagtgcaatggcacaatcttggctcactgcaacctctacctcccaggctcaagcaatcctcccacctcagcctcccaagtaaggggtactataggtgtgtgctggcacacctagctaatttttttttttttttttttggtagagaatagatctccttatgttgcccaggctggtctcaagctcctgacctcaagcaatccacccttcttggcctcccaaagtgctgggattataggtgtgagccactgcacctagcctataTGTGGTTTCATAATAGTGTTTCCATGTAAACTTTTTTTGcaaacatatatatgtctcatttAAGTATACATTTATAGAGAAAGTTTTCTAAGAATAAACAGATTGAAACTGGGCTTGTTTTTAGAATTTCCTGACAGTCTACGATTCTCTTGACGGACACTGCTTTCTCTTGAAAATTACCTTAAATTTCTCCCAGGATTTGGGTACAGATCTTCAATGTTCTCATCTTCCCATTTCTTTCCTAAAATGCAGATAGAGAAAAATCATTatgaattattataaaattattttaaaattattgaattctAGGTTCATGGTACACCATGACCATGGTAcactggactgcaatggcacaatcttggctcactgccacttctacctcccaggctcaagcaatcctcccacctcagcctcccaagttaggGGGAGCTACAAGTGTGTGCCagcacaccagctaatttttttgcctatttatttatcAAAGTATTTCCTTTCTACATTCCAAATCATTGAGCAGCTCAATTGATGAGTAAGAAAGACTTGTTCTCTAAATGACTAAGAAAAGAAATGTTGTCACCCTTAACTACAGAGGCCAGCATCCTGATGGTTTCCCGCATCACATCTCTGTAGAATTTCGTCTGGGAAGGACCCAGCAAAGCCCACTCCTCTAGGGTGAAGTTGAAAGCCACATCCTCAAAGGCCAGAGTCCTGAAGCATCCACATGTGTAGAAAAGGATGGTGAGACTGACGGCCCTGGGTATCTGTACTTACCACATAATAAGTTCACATGATTCCATGTTCTCCAAACATTTCTTCTATGACTTGGTTATCACACCTCTTACTCTGTGTATACTTACTTCCTCTCACATAGCAATTCCGATGCTAGAATTATTTGGTAAAGCAACCATGAAACAGGAATACAGCTCTCCTTGGTGGGTCCAGGGAGTAGGATGTACTGCCTGGGTCACCCTAATTTCTCTTCACACAGTGGGTCTATAGCACCTGTCATAAAAGTCCTCCTACCACCTAGTGTGCAGAAGAGACTTAACATTAGGAGTCCTGAAACTCCGTATCCTTAGAAATGTTTGTTCACAAAGTTTGATCTTTGATAACATATGGGATATGAAATTTGGATGGGATACCATGAACCCAACTGATAAAAGAGTCATATAATTTCCTAAAACTGAAACCAATAAGCAAAAACCTGTTTGGAAGCAGTAAAATTTAGGAAAACCTAAATTTGTATTGACGAATTGCTGGAGATAGTGTGGACAAATTTGAGAGTTAAAAATGCCAGGAGGCCCAGACCTAAGGGGTCCCCACTAATTAGTGACATGCACCTCCAGAAATCCTACCAGTTCTTCCAGTGAAGATGAGAGAAAAACTGCTTCCTGCTTTTGGCAGAAGATGTGAAAGattagccattttgaaatatgcccaGAGAATGCTATTCTTGACATCTCCTGCCTTCAAAAGAAACTATTTCCCAAAGCCTACCAACTGGGATGCTGGCAGAGCTGACCTCCTGAAGCAAGAGAAATACCCAATTCCACCCACTTCAATCTCCCTGCCACAACTAGGGAAGGGTGAGAATGAGAAGTACTTAAGAAAGCTACAACCCAGAAACACAGGATTCCAAAAAATGAGGCCAAAGCATAGGTCAATGGAATgcttccccacaccccacaccttACTGCCACTTCAAGAGGGCTTCTGTATTACAACAGCAGAAAACAAGTGAGACAGCTGCATGCCTTATGCCACATTTACGAAGTCACTATGGGCACACATATAAGCTGAATAACATTGATGAAGTTGGCATATTTCTAGAAACACACAACATGTGACTAagtcataaagaaagaaaaaattgggccaggcgcggtggctcatgcctgtaatcccagcacttcgggaggctgaggcaggcggatcacgaggtcaggacattgagactatcctggctaacacggtgaaaccccgtctctactaaaaatacaaaaaaattagctgggcgtggtgtcgggtgcctgtagtcccagctactcgggaggctgaggcaggagaatggcgtgaaccctggaggcggagcttgcagtgagccaagatcgcaccactgcactccagcctgggagacagagcgagactccgtctcaaaaaaaagaaagaaaaaattggagCAGATCTACAACTAATAAGGAGATTGATGCAGTAATCAAAACCCCTCAACTCACAAAAGCCCAGCACCATATAGTTTCAGCGATGAAACAGACCAAACACTTCAGGAAGATTAACAGCAATCctcctcaaactcttccaaaaacttTAGGAGGTAGGAACATATTCTAGTTTATTCCTTGAGGCCCCGAAATTGTGCTGACCATAAAGACAATGATACAAtatttgatttgcaaatatcCCTTATGATTATTGATGCAACAATCCTCAAATAAATACTCCAAGGTACAggaatcaaaacagtgtggtactggcctAAAGACAGAGATATACATCACTGGAATAGATACAGGGGCCAAGAAAGATACCCATATATATATGGTGAAGTGATTTTTGACAAGAATGCTTAGATAATGCAATGGAAAAAGGctgctctgttttaaaaaatggtgctgggaaaactggatagccacatgtgaaaaaataaagttggacccATAGTTTATATaacatagaaaaatgaaataaaaatggattaaagacttaaagggaCCAGCTCAAACCAAACAACTCTTAGAAGAAAGTGTTAAACAAAACTTATGAGAGGCCActgttttggactgagctcctgcactaggccccaGCAGACCAGaacaaaccaaaatggagtcactcaggCTAAGTACCACATAATCAAACTGAACCTTTAAGGAAGGAGGCAAATCCTCAAATGCACCAGTTTTTCCTGAGAGCAGGAGAGTCACAGCaaccaataaaaaaaacaaaaataaaacccagcCAACCTGAGCTGGCATGATATATAATAAGGACGCTTACAATAAAAGTAacctaatgattttttaaattgttctgttttgttgttcCTCTTACAAGAATCACCTATTCCATTATACAAAGCAGGAgttcttattctattttatagaatggGATGCTTCTTCGGTTCAGGAATTGCGAATAAAAGCTAAGTagatctttaaatttgttttaattttttttaaacctaaggCAAATGTTTAACCCACCCTTAGCCAAAATACAAGGCCTTCTTTATTTCCCTCTGAAGAAGAGGCAGACCTTAGGATAAAGCTTTCTTCTGGCCTCTGTCAACTCCCtgccaaccaccaccaccaccatcaccttcTCTCTAATCTTGTTTGCTCCTCCCTGTGAAAGAATCATTCCTAACCTTTGaggtgtttcttctttttctctcttttttttttttttttttttttttttttttgagactgagtcttgctctatcgcccaggctggaggcagtgacgtgatctcagctcactccaacctctgccccctctgggattcaagcaattctcctgcctcagcctcctgagtagctgggattacaggtttctgccaccacgcccagctaatttttgtatttttagtagagacagagttttgccatgttactcaggctggtcttgaactcctgacttcaagtgatctacccgccttggcctcccaaagagccgggattacaggcgtgagccaccacgcccagctgagatGCTTTTTCAAGAGTCGCCTTAACATGAAGTCACTGTGTGAGGGTTTCGGCTCTCGAGTCAAGATTATTCacttacttttaaaagaaaatactcagCGTTTGAAGAAACCAACAAAATCCCTCAAACTCAGTGTTCATATAGATAGGCAGGGAAGACAAATTGTAAGGCGCTTGTATTTTATATAGCTCAACAAGAGAAGCACAAGTATCTATCCCTTTCAAACAACAAAGATGtgtcatttaattattatttccatGACAATACACAGTtgaataaatcattatatttgaATGCTTCTTGGTGTTGCCAAGTCCTGACCCACAGGATTTTGTATTAATCTCTGAAGTCCAGGTACCAGGAAAGAGAAGAGTTATTCACCgtcacaagttctcactctggaaAGGAGAAGAATGGATGTTTTAATGAATCTTTGTAATTTACCAATTTAACTATGACACTTTATTGTGGAAATGTATTCATTTCGCTGCAGCCATAATGGAAGAGTGATTTTCCTTACTTTGCTGAGATTCTCAGCCCCAGTAGCCTTCTCAAGGCTAAGCCCTGGAATTCCATTTGAAatcacccaaaagaaaagaaca contains:
- the LOC129138037 gene encoding putative zinc finger protein 861 isoform X1, encoding MGGSRLRPGDPVGGAMACGLPSPAFPPEGGPRFSLSLPKGKKWEDENIEDLYPNPGRNLRNHMVERPCENKEGSQCGEAFSQIPGHNLNKKTPPGVKPPESHVCGEVGVGYPSTERYIRDCLGRKPCEYQECRQKACTCKPCGNAFRFHHSFHIHERPHSGENLYEC